In the Anguilla anguilla isolate fAngAng1 chromosome 7, fAngAng1.pri, whole genome shotgun sequence genome, one interval contains:
- the LOC118231457 gene encoding troponin I, slow skeletal muscle-like gives MADDEERTAPRPMPPKDAKPKSKISASRKLSLKILLLSRAMEDLEKEKLDRDAEKVRYLGEKLPPLQMSGLQLDELQKLCKQLHSRIDVVDEERYDYEAKVVKNNRDIQELKLKIQDLGGKFKKPALRKVRVSADEMMRALLGSKHKGSMDLRANLKSVKKEDIKQEKVLTTEVGDWRKNVEAMSGMEGRKKMFDAAGGAQ, from the exons ATGGCAGATGA TGAG GAACGCACTGCACCGAGGCCCATGCCTCCCAAGGATGCCAAG CCAAAGTCAAAGATCTCGGCTTCCCGAAAGCTTTCTCTGAAG ataCTGCTCCTGAGTCGGGCAATGGAAGACCTGGAGAAAGAGAAGCTCGACCGAGACGCAGAGAAAGTGCGCTACCTGGGCGAGAAACTGCCCCCACTGCAAATGTCTGGCCTGCAAttggatgagctgcag AAACTCTGCAAGCAACTTCATTCAAGAATCGATGTTGTGGATGAGGAACGGTATGACTACGAAGCAAAAGTTGTCAAGAACAATCGAGAC ATCcaggagctgaagctgaagatcCAGGACCTGGGGGGGAAGTTCAAGAAGCCGGCCCTGAGGAAGGTGCGCGTGTCCGCGGATGAGATGATGCGCGCCCTGCTGGGCTCCAAACACAAGGGCTCCATGGACCTGCGCGCCAACCTCAAATCTGTCAAAAAGGAGGACATCAAACAGGAGAAG GTGCTCACCACTGAAGTGGGCGACTGGCGGAAGAACGTGGAGGCCATGTCGGGCATGGAGGGCAGGAAGAAGATGTTTGACGCGGCAGGTGGGGCGCAGTGA